The proteins below come from a single Notamacropus eugenii isolate mMacEug1 chromosome 7, mMacEug1.pri_v2, whole genome shotgun sequence genomic window:
- the C7H14orf93 gene encoding uncharacterized protein C14orf93 homolog, giving the protein MSFSATILFSPPNGNEAKCCCCACKSEPNGSSTGPSAGDPQPCTPITVTGHGLAVQSSEQLLHIIYQRVDKAVGLAEAALGLAKANNELLKRLQEEVGELRQEKGPSTEESGEDGLHCTPPEEPGSLKGSPGEASKALSAAEEECDSVGSGVQVVIEELRQLGAASAIGTGHLGFPSTQRDIRLPGCTLASSEVAPLLNPLDDYVASEGAVQRVLVPAYAKQLSPATQLAIQRASSETSLENGTKLPPPRPEDVLSAAAALDSALEDSVPGGTGELRLSLGFAASPGRARGGGQKNSRRKRDLVLSKLVHNVHNHVTNDKRFNGSESIKSSWNISVVKFLLEKLKQELVTSPHNYTDKELKGACVAYFLTKRREYRNSLNPFKGLKEKEEKKLRSRRYRLFANRSSIMRHFGAEEQRLWKDVTEELMSDEEDSLNEPGVWVARPPRFRAQRLTQLCYHLDANSKHGTKANRVYGPPSERLPSAEAQLLPPDLYNPNFQDEEEEGGDEDAPVSSPFDQSHKTFCPDLNSFIEIKVEKDE; this is encoded by the exons ATGTCCTTCAGTGCCACCATCTTGTTTTCCCCACCTAATGGCAACGAAGCCAAATGTTGCTGTTGTGCCTGTAAAAGCGAGCCAAATGGCAGCAGCACAGGGCCTTCAGCAGGTGACCCTCAACCTTGTACCCCAATCACTGTGACAGGACATGGCCTCGCCGTGCAGAGCTCAGAGCAGCTCCTACACATTATCTATCAGCGGGTGGACAAAGCAGTGGGATTGGCTGAAGCTGCCCTGGGCCTTGCAAAAGCCAACAATGAACTGTTAAAGCGTCTCCAGGAGGAGGTGGGTGAACTGAGGCAGGAGAAAGGCCCTTCCACTGAGGAGAGTGGGGAAGATGGGTTACACTGTACCCCACCTGAGGAACCAGGATCTCTCAAGGGAAGTCCTGGAGAAGCCAGCAAGGCATTATCTGCAGCAGAAGAGGAATGTGACAGTGTGGGCAGTGGTGTGCAGGTGGtgattgaggaactgaggcaactGGGAGCAGCCTCTGCTATTGGGACTGGACACTTGGGTTTTCCATCAACTCAGAGGGATATTCGGCTACCTGGGTGCACTTTGGCTTCCAGTGAGGTAGCCCCACTGCTCAATCCT CTGGATGACTACGTGGCCTCTGAGGGGGCAGTACAGCGGGTGCTAGTCCCTGCCTATGCCAAACAACTCTCTCCCGCAACACAACTGGCCATCCAGCGGGCGTCCTCAGAGACGAGCCTGGAGAATGGGACCAAGCTGCCACCACCCCGCCCAGAGGATGTGCTCAGTGCTGCAGCCGCCTTGGACAGTGCCTTGGAGGATTCGGTCCCTGGTGGGACTGGGGAGCTGAGATTATCCTTGGGGTTCGCAGCTTCTCCTGGCAGGGCCAGAGGGGGTGGGCAGAAGAATTCCAGGCGTAAGCGGGATCTGGTACTCTCT aaATTGGTCCACAATGTACATAACCACGTTACAAATGACAAGAGGTTCAATGGCTCAGAAAG TATCAAGTCCTCTTGGAACATTTCAGTGGTGAAATTCCTCCTGGAGAAACTCAAGCAAGAGCTGGTGACCAGTCCCCACAATTACACTGATAAGGAATTGAAAG GGGCTTGTGTGGCCTACTTCCTCACCAAAAGACGTGAGTACCGAAACTCTCTGAACCCCTTTAAGGGtctgaaggagaaagaggagaagaaattgaGAAGTCGCCGATATAGG CTCTTTGCTAACCGATCCAGTATCATGAGGCACTTTGGAGCTGAGGAGCAGCGCCTGTGGAAGGATGTGACAGAGGAGTTAATGTCAGATGAGGAGGACAGTCTTAATGAGCCAGGGGTCTGGGTGGCCCGCCCACCTCGATTCAGGGCCCAGCGCCTCACTCAACTCTGTTACCATCTGGATGCCAATTCTAAGCATGGCACCAAAGCCAACCGAGTGTACGGACCTCCTTCAGAGCGACTGCCTTCTGCTGAGGCTCAGCTCCTCCCCCCAGATCTCTATAATCCCAACTtccaggatgaggaagaagaaggtgGTGATGAAGATGCACCTGTTTCTTCACCTTTTGACCAATCCCACAAAACCTTTTGCCCTGACTTGAACTCATTCATTGAAATCAAAGTAGAAAAGGATGAGTGA